The DNA window CACCAGCCTGGCGGCATGTGCCGCAAGCGCGGCACGACCGTGGGTCAATCGACGGGATCGGCGGAAAGTCCGCCCACGGCACTCGTAGGGCGATTGGCCGCGATTTCGCTCGGGGCTCTCGTGGTCCCGGGCGAGTCGACCGAGAGCACGGACTGCCAGCGGCGCGTTGGATTCTGGAGGCGGCGCGGCGCGCCCCGCCCTTGGCTGCGCTTCGCGCCGCTCGGGAAGGGCACTCCGTCACACACCAAGCCCGCGGTGAGCGCTAGCTCGGCGTCGTGAGCCTCCGGCTGATCCCGAGTCCCGAGCTCGCCCCGCGGAGCGAGGTTCACTCGGACGATGCTCGCCTCGCGAGATAGAAACACCAGGTCGATGCTGCCGAAGGGCTTCTGCTCGCGAGCCACCGCCGCCCAAGCTGCATCGCGTTCGATGCTGAGGGCCGCGACCGCCGCCCCCATGAGTGCATCGGGTTTCGTCAGTTGGACGCGCGCAGCTCGAACCAGCGCACTTCGGTCAGCACTGATTGGGGGTATGAGC is part of the Myxococcales bacterium genome and encodes:
- a CDS encoding dihydroneopterin aldolase, which translates into the protein MVGVYPRERGRPQPLRIDIELSIDTEAAATTGRLSRTVDYDRTAQAVIFILQSCRFGLLETAAHALAKFLLIPPISADRSALVRAARVQLTKPDALMGAAVAALSIERDAAWAAVAREQKPFGSIDLVFLSREASIVRVNLAPRGELGTRDQPEAHDAELALTAGLVCDGVPFPSGAKRSQGRGAPRRLQNPTRRWQSVLSVDSPGTTRAPSEIAANRPTSAVGGLSADPVD